A genomic window from Mobula hypostoma chromosome X1, sMobHyp1.1, whole genome shotgun sequence includes:
- the LOC134340428 gene encoding zinc finger protein 281-like yields MSIVHDKLGNEFLRNGGMEPNFSSGMIMFSHLPPITNFSSLAAHSVTPTVPQDLILKKDPDAPAEKYPSEYVQPISDVKEKKFSAHDGFLFFKNKLLEEEEMGRGQSILTHNLNHTGVSQVRYEKDYLSVPKQGSVKRAKKQNSQSQDTKPKRKRSETSKPSAVGDGTNLLHGPKVHICEHCCASFRSSYHLRRHVLIHTGERPFQCSQCNMCFIQKYLLQRHEKIHSGEKPFCCDQCNMRFIQKYHMERHKRTHSGEKPYQCLTCQQYFSRTDRLLKHRRTCGEILGKSENGMEPGPSGQIGNGCFTSTQGTTGARKKAKSKATSQETKDKAVRKKNKSNMSELQSSLTSCKDKLSVYNMHEYAVELPMGSSSIKLGNANEEDLQTRAPKLVIKKVNRKSPQRTGMNNAAHLVIPTTELMRQKLMTNKQGPVELNSSTSIDNIVLLQNAGNKTEQANNCNYDDAMQFFKKKRYLQAASNNNDYAVSIGQMASQQSVIQAAVASVMDNENSLTLLDSSMNVDVKVCQEKSGIPDEVLQSLLDQYSHKHEGQHDVPFDIADQHIPIHSSGENPEMHEEAVCPESHPSRSDKTGMLQEYSKYLQQALERTSQGDGFSLTPGMQFCSTSLPSSLPSHNLFPDKQAYTTPALECGFSPSITSVLPTTSPKPHFGLLVGSSQPGIHFPSTETAHQRLTPSQELVGQLEQQKNLEGSLNHQVYQIENFAQAFGSQFKSGGRVPMTFSSGTSEEAGHRIRTTVSEFSGYTNLLSDANEPISTGAKTPTSQSYR; encoded by the exons ATGAGCATTGTTCACGACAAATTGGGTAACGAATTCCTCAGGAACGGTGGGATGGAACCAAATTTTTCTTCTGGCATGATCATGTTCAGTCACCTCCCACCAATCACAAATTTTTCCAGCCTCGCTGCTCATTCTGTCACACCAACTGTACCTCAGGATTTGATCCTCAAAAAAGATCCTGACGCTCCGGCAGAAAAATACCCATCAGAATACGTGCAACCCATCTCAGATGTGAAAGAGAAGAAGTTTTCTGCGCATGATGGATTTTTATTTTTTAAGAATAAGCTTCTCGAGGAAGAGGAGATGGGCAGGGGGCAGAGCATCTTGACCCACAACCTAAATCATACTGGTGTA TCACAGGTCAGATATGAAAAAGATTACCTCTCTGTTCCAAAACAAGGATCTGTTAAGAGGGCAAAAAAACAAAATTCCCAATCTCAGGATACAAAACCCAAGCGGAAGCGAAGTGAAACCTCCAAG CCTTCAGCAGTTGGAGATGGTACCAATCTTTTACATGGTCCGAAGGTTCACATATGTGAGCATTGCTGTGCCTCCTTTCGTAGTTCTTACCACCTTCGTCGCCATGTCCTTATTCATACTG GTGAACGGCCTTTTCAATGTAGCCAGTGCAATATGTGTTTCATTCAGAAGTATCTCCTTCAGAGGCATGAGAAGATCCACAGTG GAGAGAAGCCGTTCTGTTGTGATCAGTGTAATATGAGATTCATCCAGAAATATCACATGGAAAGACATAAACGGACGCACAGTGGAGAAAAGCCTTATCAGTGCCTCACTTGCCAACAG taTTTTTCCAGAACAGATAGGTTATTAAAGCACAGGCGTACATGTGGTGAAATCCTTGGAAAAAGTGAAAATGGAATGGAACCTGGACCATCCGGTCAAATTGGAAATGGATGTTTCACTTCAACTCAGGGAACGACAGGAGCACGCAAAAAAGCAAAATCTAAAGCTACATCTCAGGAGACCAAGGACAAGGCAGTCCGTAAAAAGAATAAATCTAACATGTCTGAACTGCAAAGTAGCTTAACCAGCTGCAAAGATAAATTGTCAGTGTATAACATGCATGAATATGCTGTTGAATTGCCAATGGGGTCCTCCAGTATAAAGTTGGGAAATGCAAATGAAGAGGATTTACAAACAAGAGCACCTAAGTTGGTAATTAAAAAAGTAAATCGGAAGAGCCCTCAAAGGACAGGTATGAACAATGCAGCACATCTTGTTATACCTACCACGGAGCTGATGAGACAAAAGTTAATGACTAATAAACAAGGACCTGTAGAATTGAACAGCAGCACCAGCATAGATAATATTGTCTTGTTGCAGAATGCAGGCAATAAAACAGAACAGGCTAATAACTGCAACTATGACGATGCTATGCAgttttttaagaaaaaaagatACTTGCAAGCTGCCTCCAATAACAATGACTATGCAGTGAGTATAGGACAAATGGCATCTCAGcagtctgtaatccaggcagcagttGCCAGTGTGATGGATAATGAAAACTCGCTTACTTTGCTGGATTCTTCAATGAATGTGGATGTGAAAGTCTGTCAAGAGAAGTCTGGAATTCCAGATGAAGTCCTTCAGAGCCTTTTAGACCAATATTCTCACAAACATGAGGGCCAGCATGATGTTCCTTTTGATATTGCTGACCAACATATACCAATCCATTCTTCGGGCGAAAATCCAGAGATGCATGAGGAGGCTGTTTGCCCAGAGTCACATCCATCACGTAGTGACAAAACAGGAATGCTCCAAGAATATTCTAAGTACCTCCAGCAAGCTTTAGAAAGAACAAGTCAAGGCGATGGGTTTTCACTAACCCCAGGAATGCAGTTTTGTTCTACTAGTCTTCCATCAAGTCTACCCAGCCATAATTTATTCCCTGATAAACAAGCTTACACCACCCCTGCACTTGAGTGTGGTTTCAGTCCATCTATTACCTCAGTGTTGCCAACCACGTCACCAAAACCACATTTTGGTTTGTTGGTCGGAAGTTCCCAACCTGGTATTCACTTTCCCAGTACAGAAACTGCTCATCAAAGGCTGACACCATCTCAAGAGTTGGTTGGGCAGTTGGAACAACAAAAGAACTTGGAAGGTAGTCTGAATCATCAGGTCTATCAGATTGAGAATTTTGCCCAGGCATTTGGTTCTCAGTTCAAGTCGGGCGGTAGAGTGCCAATGACCTTCAGCAGTGGCACCAGTGAAGAAGCAGGCCATCGAATAAGGACTACAGTTTCTGAATTCTCAGGGTACACTAATTTGTTGTCTGATGCTAATGAGCCAATTAGTACGGGAGCCAAGACTCCAACCAGCCAAAGTTACCGGTAA